In the genome of Podospora pseudocomata strain CBS 415.72m chromosome 2 map unlocalized CBS415.72m_2.2, whole genome shotgun sequence, one region contains:
- a CDS encoding uncharacterized protein (EggNog:ENOG503P7Z4; COG:L): MISQAPSPSGTQPHLIPPPTPVITASTSGNIRHEWPAIGLTLVHEFISPAEEQEMISAFHAISPLSPADSKRRISQHFGHHFDYTTFGIDESKHSPVPAYITNFLDRLPVDTDGKEAGRKPDQFTVQYYPPGAGIPPHVDTHSMFGEALYSLSFGSGVPMIFRMSGENEARKLRLPKRSLQESSDGNVNGKVGGEILDKAEGVVVHPAWELMLPARSLLVMRGASRYGYTHGIRPRKTDAVDGITIKREGRYSITMRSVRRGEEIGCDCLFPGVCDARVRQEQEAALRAGGIKKAEAQ; this comes from the coding sequence ATGATCAGTcaagcaccctccccatctggGACTCAACCACATCTCATCCCCCCACCCACACCAgtcatcaccgcctccacATCCGGGAACATCCGTCATGAATGGCCCGCAATAGGACTCACCCTCGTCCACGAATTCATCTCCCCAGCCGAAGAACAAGAGATGATCTCTGCCTTCCatgccatctcccccctAAGCCCGGCCGATTCAAAAAGACGAATAAGCCAACATTTCGGTCACCACTTCGATTACACCACCTTTGGAATCGACGAGTCAAAGCACAGCCCTGTCCCAGCTTATATCACAAACTTTCTCGACAGGCTACCGGTCGACACTGATGGGAAGGAAGCAGGACGAAAGCCGGACCAGTTCACCGTGCAATACTACCCTCCAGGCGCCGGCATCCCGCCACACGTGGATACCCACAGCATGTTCGGGGAGGCGCTGTACAGCCTGAGCTTTGGGAGTGGGGTGCCGATGATTTTCAGGATGAGCGGGGAGAACGAGGCGAGGAAGTTGAGGCTGCCCAAGAGGTCACTGCAGGAGTCTTCAGATGGTAATGTGAATGGGAAAGTAGGGGGGGAGATACTCGACAAAGCTGAAGGAGTCGTTGTACACCCGGCTTGGGAGCTTATGCTGCCGGCGAGGTCACTTCTTGTCATGAGGGGGGCTTCGAGGTATGGCTATACGCATGGGATTCGACCTAGAAAAACGGATGCGGTGGATGGAATCACGATAaaaagggaagggaggtATTCAATAACCATGAGGAGTGTCAGGAGGGGCGAGGAGATTGGCTGTGACTGCCTGTTTCCGGGGGTTTGCGACGCCCGTGTGAGACAAGAGCAGGAAGCTGCGTTAAGGGCTGGGGGTATCAAAAAGGCAGAAGCCCAATAA